ACTCGTTGAACATTAGTTACGGTAATCCTGGCTTGGGGCCGCAAGTATTGCACACCTTAACGTTGCAAAACCGCATTACAAAGGGTAAAACCTTTATGAATCTGATGCTCTATGGTAGTTACAGCAACGATTTGATTACCCAGTATGTTAATTATAATAAGGCTACTGGCGTTACTACAACAACTAGTGGAAATGTGGGCGCTGAGCGACAGTTTACCATGAGCTTCAATGTCAATACGCCTATTGGTAAGAAGGTGAATGTATTTACGAGTGTGTTGGGTAGATACAACAAGACGAAGAACACTATGACTAAAACGGATGAAGTAGAAAGCTTTAGTGGATCGGCCTTCGCGGGCTATTCGTATCGTGTTACAACTAAGTTCACCTTTAGTGGAAGTGGTGGTGTCAATCAAATGCCGCAGACCTTGTTGAGTAAGTCTGCTCCTATGGTATTTTACCAGTTCAACTTTGGCTATAAATTCTTTGGTGAGAAGCTATCGGTTACAGCCAACTTCAATAACATGCATAGTAAGTACTTTGACTATAAGAACACCATCAATAACGTCAGCTTCCAAACAGTGAATACGAACCGAAACTTATATCGAGTGGTATATTTTGGAGCGACATGGCGCTTTGGAAAGCTAAAAGAGCAAGCGCCTAAAAAGAAAGGTGTTACTAACGATGACCTAATTGGCGGACAGAGTAATGGTTAACCATCGTGCGCATGGATCAAATGGCCGGAAAGTAATTCCGGCCATTTTTGTGCCGCAGATAAGTGGGATGTAGGATGGATTAGCAGGATTTAGAAGAATGGCTGATGTGAGGATGGCTGATTTAGGTTGATAAGTTGAAACGTTGACGAGTGAGTGTGGAGGCATTGGAATTAGGGGAGTCTGATCTTTTCTTTACTACAAGAATTCTCACTTCGATAAACTGAGGATCAAGTTCAGGGTGAAAATCAAATGCATAATAAGGCTAGTAATCCTGTTAATCCTATAATTCCCTTATATCTGCGGTCTCTTGGACCTTTTTTTGCATTACCCTATACAGAACCATACTTTATGTAATGCGAAAACCCTTTGTGATTGCGCTTTGTGCGTTGTTATTGTGGTCAATATTGGTACCTGAAAAAGCTGCAGCCTATTCTGTGCTCACACACCAAGCCCTGATAGATGCGGCATGGGACAATTATTTAAAGCCCCTGTTGAAGCGGAAGTATCCACATGCGACGGACGAAGAATTGCGGCAAGCTCATGCCTATGCATATGGCGGAGCTATTTCACCTGATATGGGTTATTATCCACGTGGTAGTAAGTTTTATACCAATCTTACGCATTATGTGCGTAGTGGTGATTATGTAATGGCATTGTTGAAAGAAGCTAGAAACCTGAATGAATATGCGTTTGCCATTGGCAACCTATGTCACTATGAGGCGGATATGTATGGTCACAGCATTGGAATTAATCGTAGTGTGCCTGTGATATATCCAAAGGTGGAAGCTAAGTATGGTGACCTAGTTAATTATTCCGAAGACCCGATAGCACATATGCGCACCGAGTTTGGCTTTGACGTATTGCAAACAGCTAGAGGCAATTATGCTTCCCGGCAGTATCATGATTTTATAGGCTTTCAGGTAGACACGGCTGTTATGGAGCGTGCCTTTTACCAAACGTATGGCCTGCATTTGAATCAGGTATTTAAAAACTTTCCTAAGGCCCTCAAAATGTTTCGCTGGTCGGTGGCTCAATTCTTTCCTGCCATTACCCGAACGGCGTGGGCTACTAAAAAAGCAGATATAAAGAAGCTGAATCCTAATGCTACTGCGCGTAGTTTTAAATACCGCATGGAGCGCCACACGCATAATAAATCCTTTGGTAAGGAAGACGAGCCACCAGCATGGGGAACCACATTTGTTTCTTTCCTGATTCGGATTGTACCTAAGATTGGTCCCCTGCGACCCTTAAAGTTTAAAACACCCGGACCAGATGCCGAGAAGTTTTTTATTGAAAGCTTTGATGCTACCTTGAAACATTATGCTGCTTCATTAAAACAACTGGAAGAACAAAAACTGGTGTTAGTTAACATTGATTACGATACTGGGGAAAAGACAGTCATTGGTGAATATGCATTGGCTGATGATTCATATGGTTGTTTGCTGTTGGCGTTGCATGAACAAGGATTTGCCAATACATCTTCCAGTTTGCAGCAACAATTGTTGCATTTCTTTTCTAAGCCGCAGGTTATAGATGGTAACAAACGGGCTATTGCGCGACAGGATAAGATCAATACAGCTTTAGAGGAGTTGAAGCGAATGAATGGAATGAATGTTACTTATCAATAGGGAGGTGGATTTCAAGATATCAGAGCGTCCAGATTTTAGATTGGCGATTGCGGATTGAGGGGGAATGCCGCTTGCTTTTAGTATCTTTAGGGTCTTCTTTTAAGGCGTTTTCTGCCTTTCTTATTACGCTTTTCTTTACTATTTCTTATGGGTTTATAACGGTGGCCGGATGACGACATACGGGTCAAGGTACGGGTGAGGTAGGGCCAAGGATCGGCTAAGGTACGGGTGACATACGGAGTTACTATGGCTTTTATACGGAGTTACCTAGGCTTCTATACGGAGTAACCATGAAGGTGTAGAGGAGTGGTAGTGAAGGTATAAGCAAGTAGTAAGCAAGGAAGAGTGGCTGATAGCTGATTTTGGGATGGCGGCTTGATGGTATAGCGGGCATGATGAAGAAATATAGGGAAGATCCACTATTGCACCCCAATGATTAAAATAGATGACAATCTGGTGTTTGGTATTTGTGTCCTGGATTTTGAGCGTTAAGCATTTCCGCATTTTGTAATTCCTATTTCTAAATATCCCTTCTTCCCTTTTTTCCTTTGTTCCTTATTCCTTTCCTCATACTATCTTTAGCACTCATTTAGAATTGCTTTATTATGAAAAAACTTTTAGCGGGTTTTTCGTTGGTTGTGATGGCTGTTGTATACAGCTCTTTTAATCAACCTTCCACCTTGACTGAATCTTCTGTCAGCAACGATACAGGTAAGGTAATTAAAACAGGTGCTGATCAAACAGAAAAATACCTGCCTTACCTGAAAGGGAAGCGTATTGGTATTGTAGGTAATAAGACCTCGATCATTGGTCGGACCCACTTGGTAGATAGCTTGCGGTCATTGGGGGTGAATATTGTAAAAGCCTTTGGGCCGGAACATGGCTTTCGTGGCAATGCCAGCGCAGGAGTGAAGGTGCAAAATGAAGTGGATAGCGCTACAGGTATTTCTATCATTTCATTATATGGTACAAAACGTAAGCCTTCTAAAGAAGACTTGTCGAATGTAGACTTGATGGTATTTGATATTCAAGATGTAGGCTGCCGTTTTTATACCTACATCAATGTACTGGCTGATGTGATGGAAGCCTGTGCAGAAAATGGGAAGGAGCTACTTATATTGGATCGTCCTAACCCCAATGGCTATTTTGTAGATGGCCCTGTGATGGATATGAAGTTGAAATCAGGAATTGGTAAATTCCCTATTCCTATTACGCATGGTATGACCATTGGTGAGTTTGCTCAAATGGTAAATGGTGAAGGCTGGTTGCCGAATGGACTGAAGTGTAAGATCAAGATCATACCAGTAGCTAACTACAATCACGATATGCCGTATACATTACCGGTGCCGCCATCGCCTAACCTGAACACCCCACAATCGATTTTATTATATCCTACTACCTGCATTTTTGAAGGAACCATATTGAACTACGGAAGAGGAACGTATTTTCCTTTTACTGTGGTAGGTGCTCCTGACTTGAAAGGGAAGTATGAATTTTCTTTTACTCCGGTTAGCATTAAAGGTATGTCTGAAACGCCACTGTATATGAATGAGGTGTGCTATGGCTTAGATCTCCGCAAAGTTGATTTTGACAAGTTGCGTAAGGACAAGAAAATACAGATCCAGTGGATCAAAGAAATGTATAAGGCGTATCCAAACAAGGAGAAGTTCTTTGATTATAAGCAAAGCAAGGAGATAGGTAATGTTGACTTTCGTACAGGTGATTCAAAATTCAAAGAGCAGATCATTGCAGATGTTCCTGAAGAAGAAATGCGTAAAAGCTGGGAACCGGCGTTGAGTAATTATAAGAAGATGCGGGAGAAATATTTGATCTACCCGTAATGGAATTGCAGATTTTAGATTAATGTCGGAATTGATAAAAATTGATTTAAGAATGTAAGAAGAAAGATTTGATATTTGTTTTATTGCATTAACTTTATAGTGCTTTACTAACACCATTGCCTATATAAAAAGGCCGGTATCACTACCGGCCTTTTTTCTTTTAGATATCAAGTCTTGCTTATTCTTTCTTGTTATTATCTTTTGGCTGCTGTATTTTATTCAATTGCTCGGCCAGTATAGTGTCCGGCATTACATTGCTAGCAGTTACCATAGCTTTATTCTTTATTCCCGATACAATCTTATCATCACCGTTCATTAATGCTTCATATCCGTCCTTAGCTACCTTGGCTGGGTCAGACATTCTAGAATCCATGATTTTAGACTCTTGCATATGTGCTTTGTTAAAGAAATCGGTAGCTGTAGCGCCAGGTTGTAAGGCGGTCATGGTAATATTTGAATCCTTCAGCTCGTTGATCAATGCCTCTGTAAAGCTCAATACATAAGCTTTAGTAGCATGGTAGACGGCCTGCCAAGGCCCAGGTAGTTCGGATGCAATGGAAGCGAGCTGCAGTACTTTACCTTCGTTTCGTATGATCATGTCGTTTAGGAAAAGATAAGTAAGAGCAGTCAATGATGAAATATTCAATTGAATGATATCCAACTGTCGATGAATATCAGACTCAACAAATAATCCATACTGTCCTTGTCCGGCATCATTGACCAGAACGTTTACCGTAATGCCTTTTGCTTTTACCTCATCATAGAGATCAAAAGGAGCTTTGGGGTTAAACAGGTCTTTTGCTATAGCTATTGTCTTAATGCCGTGTTGTGATGCCAACTCCTGTGCTACCTTTTCAAGATCTTCTTGTGTGCGTGAAACCAGGATGAGATTATAACCATCCTTAGCAAAGAGTTTAGCCAATTCATAACCGATGCCCATAGAGCCACCTGTTATCAATGCATATTGATTATTGTTTTGTGCCATAGAATATAATTTAGAAGGGGCAGAAAGTAAAGATTATACCATATTCAATCTTTATCATTAAAAAAAGTTCTAGCTCTGTTGTACTTTACTGTGTGAGCTAAGAGTCAGGCACTATATTTTCTTTCTTTTATGTAATCGTAAAACAATAAAAATGGCAAACAGTAATCGGGGACGCCGGCGCGATGACACTGGCCCTAAGCAAGATCGAAGCAGCAGGATAAACAGAGGTCAATCAAGCAATCAAAATACACAAGGGCGTAGGCAAGATGATACCGGCACGCAACAAAGTGAGCCGAACGTTACCAGGCAAAACAGAGGACGTCGTGAAAATGTAAGTGATCAAAGCAAAGAGCAAAATAAAGATACTGATCAGTCTCAAAATGTAGATGGAGGCATTTAAGTAAAATGAGACAACTGTTAGGTAGGCTGATTTTTACAAAAATGCGTTTACGCCTAGCTGTCAGTAGAGCTACCCATTGATCAGGATTTCTGATGCAGCGCATGTGTATTATTTGTGTTGCTGAGTTTTTCCTGATTCGATTTAATGTTTTTGGCACTGTATTTTCGGTTAGTCAGGCTTTGTAAACCTCAAAAAATCAATGTTATGGCAGAAAACAACAGAAATCAGGGCGGACAGGGTAATCGTGCCAGTAATGTGGGTAACCAGAGCAGTCAACAAGGTGAACAAGGTAACCTGCGTCAAAGTGGAAATATAGGCAAACAGAGTGGACAGGGAGGACAGCAGCAGGTAGGAAGCCAGCGTGATCAGAATCAAAATAGTCAGCGTTCTGGCAACCAAGGTCAAAGTTCTCGCAGTGAAAGCGACAAAGGACAAAGCATCTAACAAAAGTTGGTATTCGATTTCTAAAATACACCCAGGTGCCATGTGCCTGGGTGTATTTATTTTATAAATGCCAATGTTTTCCTTCCCAGATCGTTTATGAAGCTTTTCTTGTTTTAACAAAAAATAAAATATCAGATTTATCTCTCCAGTAAGTATAATGGCATATGGTAAATGCAAATTCAATTGCTGTACTTTTTGAGCAATAGCATCATTCATTCTGGGGAGCTGAACAAGAATGTAACGTGCCATCAGGCCTCTATTTGTTTGAATATTTCAATGATTCTTATACTATACAAGCAGTAACCGCAGGCACAGGTTTTGTGCGTAAAAGCAGAGAACTACTTTTTCAACTTTAAAACTATTTGGTTATGGCAGACAACAATCGAAATTGGGGTAACCAATCTAATCAGTACAATCAGGATTGGGAACAAAACCGCAATCGTTACAACCAAGGTGATGATAGTCGTAACCTTGAAAACTATGGTGACTATGGAAATGTAAACTATGGCAGTGATTATCATCAGAACCAAGGCATGCGGGGCAGCTATGGTCAGAATGATTATGGAGGCGCTTACAGCAGTGATTATGGTAGCCAATATGGAAGTGGTTATAATGAAAGTGATTATGGTAACCGCAACCGAATGCAAAATGAGGGAAGCTGGAAAAATATGGGAAGCTCTTACGGCAGTCAGCAAAGGCGTGTAGGCGACTGGGATAGAAATAGAGAAAATATGGGAAGTGCGGGTATGTATGGTGGCGACTTTGGACAGGAAGATTGGGATCGAAATGACTATAGAAGTAATGTAGGCAGAAGTAATGTAGGCAGAAGTAATTATGGCTTGAAAGGTTATGGAAACCGTTTGAACACTTCAGGAGGTTCTGGAGAAGACTATAATAGAGGGATGGGACGTTCGGGTTACAGCAATATGGACAGAAGTCAAAATCGGGACTTTATGGGTGCCGGCGAAACTCGTGATCGTAGCTGGTGGGATAGAACCCGAGATGAGGTGTCGTCATGGTTTGGTGATGATGATGCACAACGGCGCAGAAGAGTAGATGATCAAGCCAGTGGAGGATATAGAGGTAGAGGTCCTAAAGGCTATCACCGCTCTGAGCAACGTATACGGGAAGATGTATGCGACCGCTTGAGTGAAGACGATTGGCTGGATGCTTCTGATATAGATGTGAAAGTACAAGGCGAAGAAGTGATCCTAACTGGATCAGTACATAGCCGAGAAGACAAGCGACGTGCTGAGGACCTGATTGAAGTTATTTCTGGTGTTAGAAATGTGGAGAACCGCTTGCGTGTAGAGCATGGTGAAAGTGCGTCAAGTAGCGGAACAATTGGAAATACTTCAAGTTCTACCAGCAATAGAACAACCGGTACAGAAAGAAACCGGAATAAATAAAAGAAAAAGCGAGTAAGAAAGGAAGCGTCTCTTGTTGGAGGCGCTTTCCTATTTAAGGCGTTTCTTTTCAATACAACCTGTCTTTATTTTTAGCGAGTATAAAGAGCATCACCATTTGCTTTACGTGGAACAATCTTTTCAAGTATTCATGAAGATACGTTGGCTTCTAAAACTCCAGAGATGGGCTTATGAAAGAGCAATTGGTAAAAATTCAACAGGACCTTATTCTTTCTGGTACTGATTACTGTTGTTCTTTACTATGGCAAACCTGTATAAATTCCTTTGTTTTTTGCCATCATGCTGGCCATGCTAATGGCACTGGTATGCCGTAAGCTGGATAGTAAAGATTTGCCACGTGCGGTTTCCTGTGTGATCTGTGTTTTTATTCTGCTCATCTTCTTTTTGGGTATGTTAGGAATCATGGTAGTACAGATCACCAGTTTTATAGGCGATATGCCGCGGTTAGAAGAACAGTCTAACCAGCTGTTATCGTCTATACATACCTACATAGAAAGGCGCTTTAATATACCTACAGCTCAGCAGATTGCATTTTTACAACGGGAAACTCAGAATCGTGGAAAGATGCTAAGGGCTTCTTTGACCAATATGTTAGCCACCTCTATTCAGTTGCTGATTAGGCTTGTGATCATGTTGGTTCTTACCTTTTTAATGCTCTTTCATAAAGAAAAGTACTATGCCTTCTTTTTAAAATTTACCAATGGAAATACGCAACAGGAGAAAGAAGAGGTATTGAACCGCATTGGGAAGGTGTCTCAACATTACCTGGTAGGACGTGCTATATCTATTCTTACCCTGTTTGTACTTTATACAATTGCATTGAAGGTAATAGGCATAAAGAACGCCCTGTTACTAGCTGCTGTTGCAGCCTTAGTAAATATTATTCCCTACCTGGGACCCATTTTAGCAGCTGTTTTCCCATTTTTAGTTGCGCTGGTTACAGAGCAAACAGCTCAGCCTGCTATATGGGTACTGGTGAGCTTTATGCTGTTCCAGGCTTTTGATAACTATTATGTAACTCCCTATTTCTTAGAGGGAGAAGTTAGTTTAAGCTCCATAGCTACTATTGTAAGTATGATCTGTGGCGGATTTGTTTGGGGCGTAGCTGGTATGATCCTATTCATTCCTATGTTTAGCATTGTCAAAATCATATTTGACCAAATACCTGGCTATTCCATTATGGACATTTAATTAGTGACCAAGGTAGTAAACCATCAAAGCATCTAGGCGCCTGGTTTCGGAAAGTATTTAGCCATGGAAAAAACAAGGCGTTTAGAAGAAAGCCAATTGTCATTGTTGATAATCCGGATACATAATCCTTCGTTTCTTTCATAGAATTTCTAATAGTGATGCAACTGGTATGATAATTATGCCGCCTTTTATACAGAAGCTCTTACCATGAAACCACTAAAACCACCTTATACACGCCGCCAATTTTTACATGATGCATCGCTAACGCTGTTTTCAATGAGCAACCTAGCTGCACTGGGAGCCTATGCTGATAATACCAATGTGCAGCGTGAGAAAATGCTGTCTGTTCATAAAGCCAAAGGCAAGCTGGGAATAGCCTTGGTAGGTTTAGGTGGCTATAGTGGCGGGCAATTGGCGCCCGCCTTGCAGGAAACTCAATATTGTTATTTGGCGGGTATTGTTACAGGTACACCTAGTAAGGCTGTAGAATGGAAGCAGCGGTATAATATACCTGATCGAAACATCTATAACTATCAAACCTTTGATAAGATCAAGGATAATAAAGACATAGATATTGTATATGTGGTACTGCCTAATGCCCTTCATGCCGAATATGTTATCAAGGCAGCCAAAGCAGGCAAGCATGTTATATGCGAAAAGCCAATGGCCATAACCGTAGAAGATTGTGACCGAATGATAGCCGCCTGTAAGGAAGCCGGTAAAATGTTATCTATAGGCTATCGCTTACATTTTGAGCCACACAACATGGAGATAATGCGTATAGGGCAGAAAAAACAGTTTGGGAGCATAAAAAGGCTGATAGCCGAAAATGGATTTTCAGGCGCTGGTGGATGGCGATTGGATAAACAACTGGCAGGAGGCGGCCCATTGATGGATGTAGGTATTTATTGTGTGCAAGGCTGCCGTTATACAACAGGAATTGAACCTGTAGCTGTATGGGCACAGGAAGGCCCTAAAACAGACCCTGACAAATTTCGCTCGGTAGAAGAATCACTTACCTGGCAAATGGAATTTCCGAATGGTATTATAGCTGAGTGTAAAACCAGTTATGCGCAATCAATGAATGTACTACGAGCTGAAGCTGAAAACGGGTGGGCCGAGCTATCGCCTGCTTTTGCTTATGGTGGTATCAATGGCAAGACATCAAAGGGCGATTTGAACTTTGGACAGGTAAATCAACAAGCCCGGCAAATGGATGATTTTGCACAGGCCATCGTAAACAATAGGCCCACACCTGTACCGGGTGAAATGGGGCGTCAGGATGTGAAAATATTGCAGGCTATTTACCAGGCTATGCAAAGTGGTGAACGGACTACTATTTGAGTTTAATAATATTCTAGCCAATAACAATTCAGCGTGCAAAGACTAATGAGCGTTCTTAAAAGATATTGCTATCAAACAGAATCAAGAACATTTTTTCACCTTTCAATCTGATTAGTATGCAACGCGATAAGCAACCATCTAATGAAGAAAACCTGGACCTGCGATTGGTTCAGGAGCATTTGAATTTAAGGGAGTATGCTGGCGATTCAGAAGATGATCAACTAACCAGGGATCAGGCAAATGAGTATATAACGGATTGCGACAGGAAATTAATGGGGCGGGCAAGACCAGAAGACAATAATTCGAAAAATATGAGAGGTTAAAGGGGGAGTGAGGTTCCCTCGCAGAAGTTAAAGCCTGGCCAGATTCAAGTCTCATTTGAATCCTTGCTTTGTTCTATTTTGCCTGGATGCTTGCTGGTGTCCTCATCTAGACGGTTTTTCACTCGTTGTAAGGCTTTCTCGGTAGTAGCTGCCACCTCTTCGTTTTCCTGTATACTGTGTTTTTTACTTTCCACTTGTACGGTTTGAAAAATCACAGCGTATACATTGGGGCGGATCTCTGAACCATACCGGATGGCGTAACATTTAGTGAACTCGGCGCCATAATAAAGGATCATAGCCGAGTAGTATACCCACACAAACAAGACAGCTAATGAGCCCGCGGCACCATAGGCAGAACCAATATTACTTCGGTTGATATAGAAGGTGATGCCGAATTTGCCAACCATAAAAAGAACGGCAGTGAATAAGGCACCTGCTGCTACATCTTTCCAGTGTAAGATAGCGTCGGGCAATACTTTAAAGATGATGGCAAATAATATAGTTGTAATGAAAAGCGTAGCAAGTAAGTTGCCTACATAAAGGAGTTGCACAGACTCTCTCGGAAAGAGTCGTTCTAATTTACCCATAAGTCCTTCTACCGCTGTATTAATAATGAGTGATACTAACAAGATAAACCCTAAGCCCACAACCAGTGAAAATGAGAGTAAGCGATTGAACAACATTCTTAACCAACCTCTTCTGGATTTTACTTTCAATCGCCAGATCAAGTTGATTGATTCCTGTATTTCTGAAAAAACAGTAGTAGCACCAATAAATAAAGTGGTAAAGCCAATAATAGCGGCCAACGTATTGGCACCGCTGTGCGTAGCGTTCTTTATGATCTCTTGTATTTGGAGTGCAGCTTCGCTTCCTACCAATACCTTTGCTTGTTCATAAATCGTTCCTTCTGCTGCCTGCTTACCAAGGAAAAGGTTGGCCAGGAAGATGACCACTACCAGCATTGGGCCAATAGAAAATATGGTATAGTAGGCCAACGCTGCACTCAGCCGGGGTACACTATCCTTCATGAAGCCGATACCGGCACTTTTGAGCACCTTGCCCAACCCTCCAATTGTTATTCTTTTCTTTCTATTCATTCCTGATTTTAGTAAAAG
This genomic interval from Flavisolibacter tropicus contains the following:
- a CDS encoding Gfo/Idh/MocA family protein gives rise to the protein MKPLKPPYTRRQFLHDASLTLFSMSNLAALGAYADNTNVQREKMLSVHKAKGKLGIALVGLGGYSGGQLAPALQETQYCYLAGIVTGTPSKAVEWKQRYNIPDRNIYNYQTFDKIKDNKDIDIVYVVLPNALHAEYVIKAAKAGKHVICEKPMAITVEDCDRMIAACKEAGKMLSIGYRLHFEPHNMEIMRIGQKKQFGSIKRLIAENGFSGAGGWRLDKQLAGGGPLMDVGIYCVQGCRYTTGIEPVAVWAQEGPKTDPDKFRSVEESLTWQMEFPNGIIAECKTSYAQSMNVLRAEAENGWAELSPAFAYGGINGKTSKGDLNFGQVNQQARQMDDFAQAIVNNRPTPVPGEMGRQDVKILQAIYQAMQSGERTTI
- a CDS encoding SDR family NAD(P)-dependent oxidoreductase, yielding MAQNNNQYALITGGSMGIGYELAKLFAKDGYNLILVSRTQEDLEKVAQELASQHGIKTIAIAKDLFNPKAPFDLYDEVKAKGITVNVLVNDAGQGQYGLFVESDIHRQLDIIQLNISSLTALTYLFLNDMIIRNEGKVLQLASIASELPGPWQAVYHATKAYVLSFTEALINELKDSNITMTALQPGATATDFFNKAHMQESKIMDSRMSDPAKVAKDGYEALMNGDDKIVSGIKNKAMVTASNVMPDTILAEQLNKIQQPKDNNKKE
- a CDS encoding YihY/virulence factor BrkB family protein — encoded protein: MNRKKRITIGGLGKVLKSAGIGFMKDSVPRLSAALAYYTIFSIGPMLVVVIFLANLFLGKQAAEGTIYEQAKVLVGSEAALQIQEIIKNATHSGANTLAAIIGFTTLFIGATTVFSEIQESINLIWRLKVKSRRGWLRMLFNRLLSFSLVVGLGFILLVSLIINTAVEGLMGKLERLFPRESVQLLYVGNLLATLFITTILFAIIFKVLPDAILHWKDVAAGALFTAVLFMVGKFGITFYINRSNIGSAYGAAGSLAVLFVWVYYSAMILYYGAEFTKCYAIRYGSEIRPNVYAVIFQTVQVESKKHSIQENEEVAATTEKALQRVKNRLDEDTSKHPGKIEQSKDSNET
- a CDS encoding BON domain-containing protein yields the protein MADNNRNWGNQSNQYNQDWEQNRNRYNQGDDSRNLENYGDYGNVNYGSDYHQNQGMRGSYGQNDYGGAYSSDYGSQYGSGYNESDYGNRNRMQNEGSWKNMGSSYGSQQRRVGDWDRNRENMGSAGMYGGDFGQEDWDRNDYRSNVGRSNVGRSNYGLKGYGNRLNTSGGSGEDYNRGMGRSGYSNMDRSQNRDFMGAGETRDRSWWDRTRDEVSSWFGDDDAQRRRRVDDQASGGYRGRGPKGYHRSEQRIREDVCDRLSEDDWLDASDIDVKVQGEEVILTGSVHSREDKRRAEDLIEVISGVRNVENRLRVEHGESASSSGTIGNTSSSTSNRTTGTERNRNK
- a CDS encoding zinc dependent phospholipase C family protein; the encoded protein is MRKPFVIALCALLLWSILVPEKAAAYSVLTHQALIDAAWDNYLKPLLKRKYPHATDEELRQAHAYAYGGAISPDMGYYPRGSKFYTNLTHYVRSGDYVMALLKEARNLNEYAFAIGNLCHYEADMYGHSIGINRSVPVIYPKVEAKYGDLVNYSEDPIAHMRTEFGFDVLQTARGNYASRQYHDFIGFQVDTAVMERAFYQTYGLHLNQVFKNFPKALKMFRWSVAQFFPAITRTAWATKKADIKKLNPNATARSFKYRMERHTHNKSFGKEDEPPAWGTTFVSFLIRIVPKIGPLRPLKFKTPGPDAEKFFIESFDATLKHYAASLKQLEEQKLVLVNIDYDTGEKTVIGEYALADDSYGCLLLALHEQGFANTSSSLQQQLLHFFSKPQVIDGNKRAIARQDKINTALEELKRMNGMNVTYQ
- a CDS encoding AI-2E family transporter, translated to MFFAIMLAMLMALVCRKLDSKDLPRAVSCVICVFILLIFFLGMLGIMVVQITSFIGDMPRLEEQSNQLLSSIHTYIERRFNIPTAQQIAFLQRETQNRGKMLRASLTNMLATSIQLLIRLVIMLVLTFLMLFHKEKYYAFFLKFTNGNTQQEKEEVLNRIGKVSQHYLVGRAISILTLFVLYTIALKVIGIKNALLLAAVAALVNIIPYLGPILAAVFPFLVALVTEQTAQPAIWVLVSFMLFQAFDNYYVTPYFLEGEVSLSSIATIVSMICGGFVWGVAGMILFIPMFSIVKIIFDQIPGYSIMDI
- a CDS encoding exo-beta-N-acetylmuramidase NamZ domain-containing protein, which translates into the protein MKKLLAGFSLVVMAVVYSSFNQPSTLTESSVSNDTGKVIKTGADQTEKYLPYLKGKRIGIVGNKTSIIGRTHLVDSLRSLGVNIVKAFGPEHGFRGNASAGVKVQNEVDSATGISIISLYGTKRKPSKEDLSNVDLMVFDIQDVGCRFYTYINVLADVMEACAENGKELLILDRPNPNGYFVDGPVMDMKLKSGIGKFPIPITHGMTIGEFAQMVNGEGWLPNGLKCKIKIIPVANYNHDMPYTLPVPPSPNLNTPQSILLYPTTCIFEGTILNYGRGTYFPFTVVGAPDLKGKYEFSFTPVSIKGMSETPLYMNEVCYGLDLRKVDFDKLRKDKKIQIQWIKEMYKAYPNKEKFFDYKQSKEIGNVDFRTGDSKFKEQIIADVPEEEMRKSWEPALSNYKKMREKYLIYP